A region from the uncultured Draconibacterium sp. genome encodes:
- the rpsC gene encoding 30S ribosomal protein S3, whose translation MGQKVNPIANRLGFIKGWDSNWFGGDNYGDKLVEDQKIRKYLNARLAKASISRIVIERTLKLITITVHTSRPGIIIGKGGQEVDKLKEELKNITKKEVQINIFEIKRPELDAKIVANNIARQIEGKIAYRRAVKMAIASTMRMGAEGIKVLVSGRLNGAEMARSEMYKDGRTPLHTLRADIDYALAEALTKTGLIGVKVWICKGMVYGNRDLSPNLGQKSGRPGGNRGGGNRNRRRK comes from the coding sequence ATGGGACAAAAAGTAAATCCGATAGCAAATCGTTTGGGCTTCATCAAAGGATGGGATTCAAACTGGTTCGGTGGTGATAATTACGGCGATAAGCTGGTTGAAGACCAAAAGATCAGGAAATACCTGAATGCTCGTTTGGCCAAAGCCAGTATATCAAGAATCGTTATTGAACGTACCTTGAAGCTAATCACCATCACCGTTCATACTTCTCGCCCAGGTATTATCATTGGTAAAGGCGGTCAGGAAGTTGACAAACTGAAAGAAGAATTAAAAAACATTACCAAAAAAGAGGTTCAAATCAACATTTTCGAGATCAAACGTCCTGAACTCGATGCCAAGATTGTTGCAAATAATATTGCACGTCAGATCGAGGGTAAAATAGCTTACCGCAGGGCAGTGAAAATGGCCATCGCTTCAACCATGAGAATGGGAGCAGAAGGAATCAAAGTATTGGTTTCGGGACGCTTAAACGGAGCAGAAATGGCTCGTTCTGAAATGTATAAAGACGGCCGTACTCCACTTCATACTTTGCGTGCAGATATCGACTACGCATTGGCTGAAGCCCTGACTAAAACCGGTTTAATCGGTGTAAAAGTTTGGATTTGTAAGGGTATGGTATACGGAAATCGTGACCTTTCACCTAACCTTGGCCAAAAATCAGGCCGTCCGGGTGGAAACAGAGGTGGCGGAAATCGTAATCGTCGAAGAAAATAG
- the rplP gene encoding 50S ribosomal protein L16, translated as MLQPRKVKFRRVQKGRIKGNAQRGNQLAFGSFGIKSLEESWLTGRQIEAARVAVTRYMQRRGQIWIRVFPDKPITKKPAEVRMGKGKGAPEGFVAPIAPGRVIIEAEGVPMETAKEALRLAAQKLPVKTKFMVRRDYVEE; from the coding sequence ATGTTACAGCCAAGAAAAGTAAAATTTAGAAGAGTACAAAAGGGCCGAATTAAAGGTAATGCGCAACGCGGAAACCAGTTAGCATTCGGTTCATTTGGAATAAAGTCGTTGGAAGAATCGTGGCTTACCGGTAGGCAGATTGAAGCTGCCAGGGTTGCGGTAACACGTTATATGCAACGTCGTGGTCAAATATGGATTCGCGTATTCCCCGATAAACCAATTACCAAAAAACCCGCCGAAGTAAGGATGGGTAAAGGAAAAGGTGCTCCTGAAGGATTTGTTGCTCCGATAGCTCCGGGGCGTGTAATTATTGAAGCCGAAGGCGTTCCAATGGAAACAGCCAAAGAAGCTTTAAGACTTGCCGCTCAGAAACTGCCGGTAAAAACAAAGTTTATGGTTAGACGTGATTATGTTGAAGAATAA
- the rpmC gene encoding 50S ribosomal protein L29 — protein sequence MKVSEIKEMTNNEIVERLQIEKENLVRLRMNHAVSPLENPNKLKETKATIARLNTILRERELNENQN from the coding sequence ATGAAAGTAAGTGAAATCAAAGAAATGACGAACAACGAAATCGTTGAACGTCTGCAGATTGAAAAAGAAAATCTTGTTCGCCTAAGAATGAATCATGCAGTATCTCCGCTTGAAAATCCTAACAAGTTGAAGGAAACTAAAGCTACAATTGCACGATTGAATACAATTCTTCGCGAAAGAGAATTAAACGAAAATCAGAATTAA
- the rpsQ gene encoding 30S ribosomal protein S17 has product MENKERNLRKERIGVVVSDKMDKSIVVAEKRKVKHPIYGKFVNKTTKFHVHDEKNDCNVGDTVRIMETRPLSKTKCWRVVEIIERAK; this is encoded by the coding sequence ATGGAAAATAAAGAAAGAAATCTCAGAAAAGAGAGAATCGGGGTCGTTGTTAGTGATAAAATGGATAAATCAATTGTGGTGGCTGAAAAACGTAAAGTTAAGCACCCAATTTACGGTAAGTTTGTTAACAAAACTACCAAATTCCATGTCCACGATGAGAAAAATGATTGCAACGTTGGAGATACAGTAAGGATTATGGAAACTCGTCCTTTAAGTAAAACCAAATGTTGGAGAGTAGTTGAAATAATTGAAAGAGCTAAGTAA
- the rplN gene encoding 50S ribosomal protein L14, which produces MVQQESRCSVADNSGAKEVLVIRVLGGTRKRYATLGDTVVVTVKSAIAGGEMKKGTVSRAIVVRTKKENRRQDGSYIRFDDNAVVLLNNAGEMRGTRIFGPVARELREKNMKIISLAPEVL; this is translated from the coding sequence ATGGTACAACAAGAATCAAGATGTTCGGTAGCCGATAACAGTGGAGCAAAAGAAGTTTTAGTGATCCGTGTATTAGGCGGGACACGTAAACGATATGCTACATTGGGCGACACTGTAGTGGTTACTGTTAAAAGTGCAATTGCCGGAGGCGAAATGAAAAAAGGTACTGTATCGCGCGCTATTGTTGTTCGTACGAAAAAAGAAAATCGTCGTCAGGACGGTTCTTATATTCGTTTTGATGATAACGCCGTAGTACTTCTAAATAACGCCGGAGAAATGCGTGGAACACGTATATTCGGGCCTGTTGCACGTGAATTACGCGAGAAGAATATGAAAATTATTTCACTCGCTCCAGAAGTATTGTAA
- the rplX gene encoding 50S ribosomal protein L24 — MQKKLHIKKGDTVVVITGNSKGQKGRVLEVIRKTDRAIVEGVNMIKKHTKPNAQAPQGGIIEQEAPVHISNLMLVDPKTGEATRIGRKLNDDGKLVRISKKSGEEIK; from the coding sequence ATGCAGAAAAAGTTACACATAAAAAAAGGTGACACTGTGGTAGTGATTACAGGAAACAGTAAAGGCCAAAAAGGTCGTGTGCTGGAAGTAATTCGCAAAACCGACAGAGCAATAGTTGAAGGTGTTAACATGATAAAAAAGCATACCAAACCAAACGCGCAAGCGCCACAGGGAGGTATCATCGAACAGGAAGCACCGGTGCATATTTCTAACCTTATGCTAGTTGATCCTAAAACAGGAGAAGCCACGCGCATAGGAAGGAAATTGAATGACGATGGTAAATTAGTTCGTATTTCTAAAAAATCAGGAGAGGAGATTAAGTAA
- the rplE gene encoding 50S ribosomal protein L5: MAYVPTLKKKYQEEIIPALKKEFDYSSVMQVPKLEKIILNQGVGAAIADKKLIDVAQTEMTMIAGQQAVQTVSKKDISNFKLRKKMPIGVRVTLRRDQMYEFLDRLIAVALPRIRDFKGIESKMDGRGNYTLGVPEQIIFPEIVLDKVSKINGMNITFVTSAKTDEEGFALLKELGLPFKNVKKN; this comes from the coding sequence ATGGCTTACGTACCAACTCTTAAAAAGAAATATCAGGAAGAAATAATCCCTGCACTAAAGAAAGAGTTCGATTACTCTTCTGTAATGCAGGTTCCGAAATTAGAAAAGATAATCCTTAACCAAGGTGTAGGAGCTGCAATCGCCGATAAAAAATTAATCGACGTAGCACAAACAGAGATGACAATGATCGCCGGCCAGCAAGCCGTACAAACAGTGTCGAAAAAGGATATCTCTAATTTCAAATTGAGAAAGAAAATGCCAATTGGCGTGCGTGTTACATTGCGTCGCGACCAAATGTATGAATTCTTAGACCGTTTAATTGCTGTGGCACTGCCACGTATTCGCGACTTTAAAGGTATCGAAAGCAAAATGGACGGCCGCGGAAACTACACTCTTGGCGTTCCGGAACAAATAATTTTCCCGGAGATTGTACTTGATAAAGTAAGTAAGATCAACGGAATGAATATTACCTTTGTCACTTCTGCAAAAACCGATGAAGAAGGTTTTGCTTTGTTGAAAGAATTAGGTTTACCATTTAAAAACGTTAAAAAGAACTAA
- the rpsN gene encoding 30S ribosomal protein S14, with the protein MAKESMKAREVKRAKLVEKYAEKRARLKAEGDWEGLQKLPKNSSKVRLHNRCKLSGRPKGYMRQFGISRIDFREMASNGLIPGVKKASW; encoded by the coding sequence ATGGCTAAAGAATCAATGAAGGCACGCGAAGTGAAACGTGCAAAATTAGTTGAGAAATACGCCGAAAAACGAGCCAGGCTGAAAGCTGAAGGCGACTGGGAAGGTTTGCAAAAACTGCCAAAGAACTCGTCGAAAGTACGTTTGCACAACCGTTGTAAACTAAGCGGACGTCCGAAAGGATATATGCGCCAATTCGGTATCAGCAGGATTGATTTTAGGGAAATGGCCTCAAACGGTTTAATTCCCGGAGTTAAAAAGGCAAGTTGGTAA
- the rpsH gene encoding 30S ribosomal protein S8: protein MSKVTDPIADYLTRVRNAIMAKNRVVDIPASNLKKEITKLLKEKGYILNYKFEEGVGVQGNIKIALKYNPETKVSAIKALERISKPGLRQYCDTTSIPRVLNGLGIAIISTSKGVITDKEARELNVGGEVLCYVY from the coding sequence ATGAGTAAAGTAACAGATCCAATAGCAGATTATCTGACAAGGGTAAGAAATGCAATTATGGCGAAAAACCGTGTAGTTGACATTCCAGCTTCAAATTTAAAGAAAGAGATAACTAAACTTTTGAAAGAAAAAGGGTACATCTTAAACTACAAATTTGAAGAAGGTGTTGGTGTGCAAGGCAACATAAAAATTGCATTGAAATACAATCCGGAAACAAAAGTATCTGCAATAAAAGCGTTAGAACGCATTAGTAAACCAGGTTTACGTCAGTACTGCGACACAACCAGTATTCCACGTGTACTAAATGGTTTAGGCATAGCAATAATCTCTACCTCGAAAGGTGTAATTACCGATAAAGAAGCTCGCGAGCTTAACGTAGGTGGAGAAGTTTTATGTTACGTGTATTAA
- the rplF gene encoding 50S ribosomal protein L6 produces the protein MSRIGKLPISIPAGVEVKVNDENVVSVKGPLGELTQQVDPVIEVSVEDGTIEVKRSGDSKREKSMHGLYRSLVNNMVEGVSKGYEIKLELVGVGYRAEVLPNNVLDLVLGFAHHTYLQLPSEVKVEAVSDKRSTPTVTLKSHDKQLIGQVAAKIRSFRKPEPYKGKGIKFVGEVLRRKAGKAAAK, from the coding sequence ATGTCAAGAATAGGAAAATTACCCATTTCAATCCCTGCGGGAGTAGAAGTTAAAGTTAACGACGAAAATGTTGTTAGCGTTAAAGGCCCACTAGGTGAATTGACTCAGCAAGTTGATCCGGTAATCGAGGTATCCGTTGAAGACGGAACTATCGAGGTTAAAAGAAGCGGTGATTCAAAACGCGAAAAGTCAATGCACGGACTGTATCGTTCTCTGGTTAATAACATGGTGGAAGGTGTATCGAAAGGATACGAGATTAAGTTGGAATTAGTTGGTGTAGGTTATCGTGCAGAAGTTCTGCCCAATAATGTATTAGACCTTGTATTAGGTTTTGCTCACCATACTTACCTGCAACTTCCTTCTGAAGTTAAAGTAGAGGCAGTATCTGATAAACGTAGTACTCCAACCGTGACATTAAAAAGTCACGACAAACAATTAATTGGTCAAGTAGCTGCAAAAATCAGATCATTCCGTAAACCTGAACCTTACAAAGGAAAAGGTATTAAGTTTGTTGGCGAAGTATTGAGGCGTAAAGCTGGTAAAGCCGCTGCAAAATAA
- the rplR gene encoding 50S ribosomal protein L18, producing the protein MALTKVQRRARIKSRVRTVVSGTAERPRLSVYRSNKQIYVQVIDDVQGTTLLAVSSSDKGIADASGTKSEKAAMVGKAVAEKALAAGITEVVFDRGGNLYHGRVKQLADAAREGGLKF; encoded by the coding sequence ATGGCATTAACAAAAGTTCAAAGGCGAGCAAGAATAAAAAGTCGCGTACGCACAGTTGTTTCCGGCACAGCAGAACGTCCAAGATTAAGTGTATACAGAAGTAACAAACAAATCTACGTTCAGGTTATCGACGATGTACAAGGAACAACTTTATTAGCAGTTTCATCATCAGATAAAGGTATCGCTGATGCCAGCGGAACAAAAAGTGAAAAAGCTGCAATGGTTGGTAAAGCAGTTGCTGAAAAAGCACTGGCAGCCGGAATTACTGAAGTTGTATTCGACAGAGGTGGTAACTTATACCACGGAAGAGTAAAACAATTAGCTGACGCTGCCCGCGAAGGCGGCCTTAAATTCTAA
- the rpsE gene encoding 30S ribosomal protein S5 — MAKVSNKVKTSDLELKDRLVAINRVTKVTKGGRTFSFSAIVVVGNEDGIVGWGLGKASEVTTAIAKGIDAAKKNLVKVPVINGTIPHEQTAKFGGANILLKPASSGTGLKAGGAMRAVLESAGVHDVLAKSKGSSNPHNLVKATMEALTELRDAYMVAEHRGVSLEKVFKG, encoded by the coding sequence ATGGCGAAAGTAAGTAATAAAGTAAAAACAAGCGACCTGGAATTAAAAGACAGGTTGGTAGCCATTAACCGTGTAACCAAAGTAACAAAGGGTGGACGTACATTCAGTTTCTCTGCCATTGTTGTTGTTGGAAACGAGGATGGAATTGTAGGTTGGGGCCTTGGTAAAGCAAGCGAAGTAACTACTGCAATTGCAAAAGGTATTGACGCAGCTAAAAAGAACCTGGTAAAAGTTCCGGTAATTAACGGAACAATACCGCACGAACAAACAGCAAAATTTGGAGGAGCAAACATTTTGTTAAAACCAGCTTCATCGGGTACTGGTCTAAAAGCCGGGGGTGCAATGCGTGCCGTACTTGAAAGCGCTGGTGTACACGACGTACTGGCAAAATCAAAAGGTTCATCCAACCCACACAACCTGGTAAAGGCAACAATGGAAGCACTTACCGAGTTGCGGGATGCTTATATGGTAGCAGAACACAGAGGTGTATCACTGGAAAAAGTTTTTAAAGGATAA
- the rpmD gene encoding 50S ribosomal protein L30: MAKLKITQVKSGIGSTKRQKATLEALGLKKLNQTVVHEATPQIVGMVNKMRHLISVEEVK; the protein is encoded by the coding sequence ATGGCTAAATTAAAAATTACACAAGTAAAAAGTGGTATCGGTTCAACAAAACGCCAAAAAGCAACACTTGAAGCGTTAGGTTTGAAAAAATTGAACCAAACTGTTGTTCACGAGGCTACTCCTCAAATTGTTGGTATGGTTAACAAAATGAGGCATTTAATTAGTGTTGAAGAAGTTAAGTAA
- the rplO gene encoding 50S ribosomal protein L15 — protein sequence MNLSNLQPAEGSTKTTKRIGRGQGSGRGGTSTRGHKGQKSRSGYSRKIGFEGGQMPLQRVVPKMGFKNINRVEYKAINLDVLENLATKKNLTVIDKESLVSAGIASKNDKIKILGGGTLTKKLEVKANAFSKSAKEAIEKLEGTTEIL from the coding sequence ATGAATTTAAGTAACTTACAACCTGCAGAAGGATCGACTAAAACAACAAAACGAATTGGTCGTGGTCAGGGCTCAGGCCGTGGCGGTACATCAACTCGTGGTCATAAAGGCCAAAAGTCGCGTTCAGGTTACTCCAGGAAAATTGGTTTCGAAGGCGGTCAGATGCCTTTGCAACGTGTAGTTCCTAAAATGGGATTTAAAAACATTAATCGTGTTGAATACAAAGCAATCAACCTTGATGTTCTTGAAAACCTGGCTACAAAAAAGAACCTGACGGTAATTGACAAAGAGTCCTTGGTTAGCGCAGGTATCGCGTCGAAAAACGACAAGATTAAAATTCTTGGCGGTGGTACTTTAACTAAAAAACTAGAAGTTAAAGCCAACGCATTTTCAAAAAGCGCGAAAGAAGCAATAGAAAAATTAGAAGGAACAACTGAAATACTTTAA
- the secY gene encoding preprotein translocase subunit SecY, whose amino-acid sequence MKRFIETLKNIYKIEDLRFRIGTTLFFLLIYRLGSFVSLPGIDPAQLQNLQNQTSDGLLGLINMFSGGAFAQASIFALGIMPYISASIVIQLMGIAVPYFQRLQKEGESGRRKINQITRYLTVLILIPQASAYLTNLHYQLPDSAFALSGIWFNAPSIVILTAGSMFVLWLGERITDKGIGNGISLIIMIGIIARLPMSVVQEFGNRINQQGGGLVMFLVEFVILFIVFMASIALVQGTRRIPVQYAKRIVGNKQYGGVRQYIPLKVNAAGVMPIIFAQAIMMVPITIVGVANSENLRGVAAALSNITGFWYNLTQFLLVVAFTYFYTAITINPTQMAEDMKKNGGFIPGVKPGKKTVEFLDTVMSRITLPGSIFLGLVTIMPAFAMMMGISQSFALFYGGTSLLILVGVVLDTLQQIESHLLMRHYDGLMQSGRIKGRPGIGGM is encoded by the coding sequence ATGAAACGATTTATAGAGACCCTAAAGAATATTTATAAGATTGAAGATCTAAGGTTCAGAATTGGAACAACACTTTTTTTCCTGTTAATTTACAGGTTAGGCTCGTTTGTTTCGCTTCCGGGAATCGATCCGGCACAGTTACAAAACCTGCAAAATCAAACATCAGATGGTCTGCTGGGATTGATTAACATGTTTTCGGGTGGTGCCTTTGCACAGGCTTCTATCTTTGCTTTAGGAATCATGCCGTATATTTCTGCCTCAATTGTTATCCAGTTAATGGGTATCGCAGTTCCCTATTTCCAGAGGTTGCAGAAAGAGGGAGAGTCAGGAAGAAGGAAAATTAACCAGATTACACGGTATTTAACTGTGCTAATTCTGATTCCGCAGGCATCGGCATATCTTACCAATCTTCATTACCAACTGCCCGATTCGGCATTCGCACTGAGTGGAATATGGTTTAATGCTCCATCCATTGTGATTTTAACTGCCGGTTCGATGTTTGTTTTATGGTTAGGTGAACGTATTACCGATAAAGGTATTGGTAATGGTATCTCCTTAATCATTATGATTGGTATTATTGCCCGTTTACCCATGTCGGTTGTACAAGAATTCGGTAACCGAATTAACCAACAGGGTGGAGGTTTAGTAATGTTCCTGGTAGAGTTTGTTATCTTGTTTATCGTATTTATGGCATCAATTGCCCTGGTACAGGGAACCCGTAGGATTCCGGTACAGTACGCTAAACGAATTGTAGGTAACAAGCAATACGGCGGAGTACGTCAGTACATCCCTCTTAAAGTGAATGCCGCAGGTGTAATGCCTATCATTTTTGCTCAGGCAATTATGATGGTGCCTATTACAATTGTTGGTGTTGCTAATTCTGAAAATTTGCGTGGTGTTGCGGCTGCTCTATCAAACATCACAGGTTTTTGGTATAATTTAACACAATTTTTATTAGTGGTAGCTTTTACGTATTTTTACACCGCTATTACTATTAACCCAACACAAATGGCAGAAGACATGAAGAAAAACGGCGGTTTTATTCCGGGGGTTAAACCCGGTAAGAAAACGGTTGAGTTTTTGGATACTGTAATGTCGCGCATAACTTTACCAGGATCAATTTTTCTTGGTTTAGTAACAATAATGCCGGCATTTGCCATGATGATGGGAATTAGCCAGTCGTTTGCCCTGTTTTACGGTGGTACATCGCTGCTTATTCTTGTTGGTGTAGTGTTAGATACCTTACAGCAAATTGAAAGTCACTTGTTGATGCGCCATTATGATGGTTTGATGCAATCAGGCCGAATTAAAGGACGTCCGGGTATTGGAGGAATGTAA
- the infA gene encoding translation initiation factor IF-1, with translation MAKQPSIEQDGTIIEALSNAMFRVELENGHVITGHISGKMRMHYIKILPGDKVKVEMSPYDLTKGRITFRYKN, from the coding sequence ATGGCAAAACAACCATCCATAGAACAAGATGGAACAATTATAGAAGCATTATCAAACGCAATGTTTCGGGTTGAACTGGAAAATGGTCATGTAATTACAGGACACATTTCCGGGAAAATGAGAATGCATTATATTAAAATTTTGCCAGGGGATAAGGTAAAAGTCGAAATGTCTCCTTACGATTTAACTAAAGGTAGAATTACATTTAGGTACAAAAACTAA
- the rpmJ gene encoding 50S ribosomal protein L36, giving the protein MKTRVSVKKRSEDCKIIRRKGRLYVINKKNPKFKQRQG; this is encoded by the coding sequence ATGAAAACTCGTGTTTCAGTAAAAAAACGTAGCGAAGACTGCAAAATTATACGCAGAAAAGGACGTTTGTATGTGATTAATAAAAAGAACCCTAAGTTTAAACAACGTCAAGGGTAA
- the rpsM gene encoding 30S ribosomal protein S13 translates to MARIVGVDIPSNKRGEVALTYIYGIGRSRAITILDEAGVDRNLKVQDWNDEQLAAIRGVIGDNFKVEGELRSEVQMNIKRLMDIGCYRGIRHRIGLPVRGQSTKNNARTRKGKRKTVANKKMATK, encoded by the coding sequence ATGGCACGTATTGTAGGTGTTGATATTCCAAGTAATAAAAGAGGTGAGGTTGCTCTTACCTATATTTATGGTATTGGCCGCAGCAGGGCAATAACTATCCTGGATGAAGCAGGTGTAGACAGAAACCTGAAAGTACAGGATTGGAACGACGAACAGTTGGCCGCTATTCGTGGAGTTATCGGCGATAACTTCAAAGTAGAAGGTGAATTGCGTTCTGAAGTACAAATGAACATTAAGCGATTAATGGACATTGGTTGTTACCGTGGTATCCGTCATCGTATCGGTTTACCGGTACGCGGGCAGAGCACAAAAAACAACGCACGTACCCGTAAAGGGAAACGTAAAACTGTTGCGAATAAAAAAATGGCCACTAAATAA
- the rpsK gene encoding 30S ribosomal protein S11, with translation MAKKTGSSRKRTVVVEANGMAHIHSSFNNIIITLTNMNGEVISWSSAGKKGFRGSKKNTPYAAQVASEECAKTAYDLGLRKVKVYVKGPGNGRESAIRALATIGIQVTEIVDVTPLPHNGCRPPKRRRV, from the coding sequence ATGGCAAAAAAGACAGGATCAAGTAGAAAGAGAACGGTGGTGGTTGAAGCCAATGGAATGGCTCATATCCACTCGTCTTTCAACAATATCATCATTACGCTGACAAATATGAACGGAGAGGTAATCTCTTGGTCGTCAGCCGGAAAAAAAGGATTCCGTGGTTCTAAAAAGAACACTCCTTATGCAGCTCAGGTAGCTTCAGAAGAGTGTGCTAAAACTGCTTATGACCTTGGACTACGTAAAGTTAAGGTATATGTTAAAGGACCTGGTAACGGTCGTGAATCGGCAATCAGAGCTTTGGCTACCATCGGTATACAGGTTACTGAAATTGTTGATGTTACACCGCTTCCACACAATGGATGCAGGCCACCTAAAAGACGTAGAGTTTAA
- the rpsD gene encoding 30S ribosomal protein S4, translating into MARYRGPKSKIARKFGEPIFGPDKVFEHKNYPPGMHGLSSKRRKTSEYGLQLKEKQKAKYTYGVLERQFRTLFKKASASKGVTGEVLLQLLESRLDNVVFRMGIAKTRAAARQFVSHKHITVNGSVVNIPSYSVKPGDIIGVREKSKSLEEITDSLHSRRSSQYEWLEWDGEQMAGKFLNRPEREEIPENIKEQLIVELYSK; encoded by the coding sequence ATGGCAAGATATAGAGGACCAAAATCTAAAATCGCTCGTAAATTCGGTGAACCAATCTTCGGACCGGATAAAGTGTTCGAACACAAGAACTATCCTCCGGGGATGCACGGTTTATCTTCTAAAAGAAGAAAAACCTCGGAATACGGGCTACAGTTGAAAGAAAAGCAAAAAGCTAAATATACTTACGGTGTATTGGAAAGACAATTCCGTACCCTTTTCAAAAAAGCTTCGGCTTCTAAAGGGGTAACCGGTGAAGTTTTACTGCAGTTGTTAGAGTCTCGTCTCGACAATGTTGTATTCCGTATGGGTATTGCTAAAACACGTGCAGCTGCACGTCAGTTTGTTTCACACAAACATATTACTGTTAATGGAAGCGTAGTAAATATTCCTTCGTACTCGGTTAAACCTGGCGACATTATCGGTGTTCGCGAGAAATCTAAATCGTTAGAGGAAATTACTGACTCATTGCATTCGCGCAGAAGTTCACAATACGAATGGTTGGAATGGGATGGCGAGCAAATGGCCGGAAAATTTTTGAACCGTCCTGAACGTGAGGAAATTCCAGAAAACATCAAAGAGCAACTAATCGTAGAGTTGTATTCAAAATAA
- a CDS encoding DNA-directed RNA polymerase subunit alpha, protein MAILAFQKPDKVIMLESDDKFGQFEFRPLEPGYGITIGNALRRILLSSLEGYAITTVKIEGVDHEFSTIKGVIEDVTDIILNLKQVRFKNEVEDFDSEKVTISITGQEEFTAGDINKFMTGFRVLNPEMVICRMEPDVKIQMELNISKGRGYVPAVENKPVEEEFGVIPIDSIYTPIKKVKYAVENYRVEQKTDYEKLVLDIATDGSIHPKDALKEAAKILIYHFMLFSDEKITLDTDEKFANEEFDEEVLHMRQLLKTKLVDMDLSVRALNCLKAADVDTLGDLVTYNRNDLLKFRNFGKKSLTELDDLLDNMGLNFGMDISKYKLDKE, encoded by the coding sequence ATGGCAATATTAGCATTCCAAAAGCCTGACAAGGTAATAATGTTAGAATCCGATGACAAGTTCGGACAATTCGAGTTTCGTCCCCTGGAACCGGGATACGGTATTACAATTGGTAATGCACTTCGTCGTATTCTGTTATCGTCGTTGGAAGGCTATGCAATTACTACTGTTAAAATAGAAGGTGTTGACCATGAGTTTTCTACGATTAAAGGAGTTATTGAAGATGTAACCGATATTATCCTTAATCTGAAGCAGGTACGTTTTAAAAACGAGGTGGAAGATTTTGACAGCGAAAAAGTAACAATCTCAATTACCGGGCAAGAAGAATTTACTGCCGGAGACATTAACAAATTTATGACCGGTTTTAGGGTGTTAAACCCCGAAATGGTGATTTGTAGAATGGAACCCGATGTAAAAATTCAGATGGAGTTAAACATCAGCAAAGGACGTGGATACGTTCCTGCTGTTGAAAACAAACCGGTTGAAGAGGAGTTTGGTGTAATTCCAATCGACTCGATTTATACGCCAATTAAAAAGGTGAAATACGCTGTTGAAAACTATCGTGTTGAGCAAAAAACCGACTACGAAAAGCTGGTTTTGGATATTGCTACCGATGGTTCAATTCACCCGAAAGACGCGCTGAAAGAAGCTGCAAAAATTCTGATTTATCACTTCATGTTGTTCTCAGACGAAAAGATCACTCTTGATACGGATGAGAAATTTGCAAACGAAGAGTTTGATGAAGAAGTACTGCACATGCGTCAGTTGTTAAAAACCAAATTGGTAGATATGGATCTTTCAGTTCGTGCATTGAACTGTTTGAAAGCTGCCGATGTAGACACATTGGGTGACTTGGTTACATACAACCGAAACGACTTGCTGAAATTCAGAAACTTTGGTAAAAAATCGTTGACTGAGCTTGACGACCTTTTGGATAACATGGGACTGAATTTTGGAATGGATATTTCGAAGTATAAATTGGATAAGGAGTAA